The following DNA comes from Castanea sativa cultivar Marrone di Chiusa Pesio chromosome 10, ASM4071231v1.
GGCTGAGCCTGTACGACCAAAAACCCATGTACGAGCACCGCTCTGCTTTCCACATGTACAGCTCTGGCAAGGTCCCCTTGGGGCTAAAACGCAAGGGTTTGCGGATCGTGGTGACCGGTGGGGCCGGGTTCGTTGGGTCCCACTTGGTCGACCGTCTGATGGAGCGAGGCGATAGCGTGATCGTGGTCGATAACTTCTTCACCGGAAGGAAAGAGAACGTGATGCACCATTTCGGGAACCCAAGGTTCGAGCTCATCCGACACGACGTCGTCGAGCCTCTCTTGCTCGAGGTCGATCAGATCTACCATCTCGCTTGCCCTGCCTCTCCTGTTCACTACAAGTTCAACCCCGTCAAGACCAtcatatccttttttttcttcttcttattttataaatagtataaaatcGACCCCAGATCTCTTTACTGTTCCAGCTAACTgaaatttctattttaatttctgatttatttgttagtattaGTATTACTATTATTGGTGTTTGTTCCTTAATTGGTGAGGTTTGATCTGTACAAGACCAATGTTGTGGGGACATTGAACATGCTTGGACTTGCGAAGAGAGTGGGTGCGAGGTTTTTGCTAACGAGCACAAGTGAGGTGTACGGGGATCCGCTGCAACACCCTCAGGTCGAAACCTACTGGGGAAACGTCAATCCTATtggtacgtttttttttttaatttttttccggCGAGGCAATTGGCTGGAATCGAGAACATGCGTTTTTTTGGGAATATCCGGTCGGTACGGCGTTtcgcgtgtgtgtgtgttttgtcgAAACGGCACAGGGTAGCGTGATTTAAGGTTTCCGGTGGTCTAGGGGGTTGGTGTAGACTCACTGTTTGATGTAAGAAAACCCAGTTgtcatttgttttgttttgttttgaaactcaCTCGAAAGTCGGTCCACGTGGACCTGGTTGTGGGACCCGTGGAAAAGTGAGTAACCCGTAATGTGCGGTTATGTTAATCAGACGGTCCACGTTTGTCTTTGTGACTCTATGATTGATTGATGATTCTGTCTctttgagtttttctttctGATTCATTGGAGTGTTTTGTAATTTGGGATGGGggtctgaaatttttttaagtgttggATAACTACTAAAATTAGATCTGACCTGGGAATTTGTGACAGGTGTTAGAAGCTGTTACGACGAGGGAAAACGTACGGCCGAAACGTTGACCATGGACTATCATAGAGGTGCAGGTGTTGAGGtcagttattttattttattttatttaaatttaccaAACTAAATATTTCCGTTAATCTTAATTTtcgtttaattaattaaaagaatattgcttgtgtttgatattttgaaCTTTCCATGTGTGCACATGTTGTGTCACACATATCTTAATTCCAATGTTGTAGGTCCCACattatgtgttaaaaaaaaaaaatcatggctCGTTTGCTCTAATTTTTATCAGCTTcttgatttttggtttattaaatttatgtacaATTATTATTGGGGTTGTTATTATATTTAGATGAAGCAATGTGTTATAATTTTAAGATATATAAATCTATGAGAATATGCTCTTCCAAACAAGTAGTACTATAGATCAATGTAATTAGTACATGGGTCCAAATTAGTACTATATCAATGTAACGACATGGGTTTGTTGCAGGTGAGGATTGCAAGAATCTTCAACACCTATGGACCCAGAATGTGCATCGATGATGGTCGTGTGGTCAGCAATTTTGTTGCCCAGGTAGATCAttaatgcaatttttatttttttatttgacttgGTTGTGCAGGAAAAATGAGCtgtttatttaattagtttagTTAATGATGATTGGTGGTGATAATGTAGGCATTAAGGAAGGAGCCTATGACTGTTTATGGTGATGGGAAGCAGACAAGGAGTTTCCAATATGTATCGGACTTGGTAAGTGAATGCCTAATTGTTTATTCATCATGTGGGTGTTGTTTATTCTTTGTTTGGTGTTGTCAAGGATAATTTATTGCTTGTTTTCCAAATTGCTTCTGATATTCTTTTGATGATCTTAAGTTGCTTCCCTTACCAAAAAGATATCAAATTGCATCTTATGCCgagttttacttttatattttaaactaaaattgtTAAAGTAAAGACTGAGACTTTGAATAAATGAAAGTATTAAAATGTAACTGCTTTTTGCTTGTTGTCTTTGCTATTTAGTTCAAAAACTAGGCCTTataaattttagattacaatAAGAGATTACCTTCCCCATGTGCAtagcacaaataaattaaaaaattacttggTGCCTAAATTGAAAAGTATATTGAATCAGTCTGATTGTAGACTTCATGGAACCTACATTATTGTTTGTTCGAATCCTACCATCTGGATAAAATCTTAACCATAAAATAAACTCTCTTAGTTTTAAGTGAGATTAAGAGGATCATATTCCCTGTATATGAAAAGAGTGAAATTGAAAGCCGAAGGTGGGCCAGCCAGTTATAATTTCCCTTTATGTTGATATAAGGCACGGATCGATTTACTGAGTGAGTTTtaactctcaagtctcaaaaGCATTAGAActttgtttaaagtttaaagtaaAGAGCACCTTAATATATTAAAGTGTGATCCCAGGTTGCTTTCagaatttaattgatatttgatGGTACGAAGATGCATATTTGATGTGGTAGTAAAATATCAATAATGACTAATGAGATGGCTTCTAGAGTCATTGGCTATCTGGGGTAGGGCAGCCTTCATTGACtaagatattttttaatttatatgattgggaatattattttcttatgaGTGGGGTATCCGGGGTAGGCCTTTATTTGTAATGAACGGAACTGTCTCTTCTGTGATAATGAAATTAGTGATTAGattatccttaaaaaataattggaataatgagattttttaattatttattttcttctgtTTTCTTTTGGTGCTTTGTGTGGTAAATATGCAATTACAGTTTAGTAATTTCTGTTCAggattattaaaattttctggTATGTTGTGCTACTACAGGTGGAGGGTCTGATGCGTCTAATGGAAGGAGAACATGTAGGACCTTTCAATCTCGGTAACCCGGGTGAATTCACCATGCTTGAACTTGCTGGGGTAAGTTTATTGCTCTTCTGGAATTCTAAAACTTTCTCATTGTGAGTGAGGGAGAGAAACAACGTCAACAACAATAACGTTTCCTGTTTCATGCCTTTGCTTtacttaaaatgaaaaaactaatttttgttgttatttataACTCTTGATGGAAGGGAAAAATTGACGGGAtggtttaaatttaatataaggGTAGCATCTTATAATTTAATCCTATAATGGTTACTGTTGATGAACAGCTCAGTTGTTGGCTCTCTGAGGTTAATTTACATTTCTGGTTGTGAGTTGTGAcagtaaaaacaaaacaaaacaaacagaaagaaagaagaagaaattttgaGCTGTACTGCGTGTCATTGGTGCAGGTGGTCCGGGAAACAATTGACCCAGACGCAAAGATAGAGTACAGGCCCAACACAGAGGATGATCCCCACAAGAGGAAGCCTGATATCACAAAGGCTAAAGAGCTACTTGGCTGGCAACCAAAGGTGGAACTCCGCAAGGGTCTTCCTCTCATGGTCTCAGATTTCCGGAAACGTATCTTTGGTGACCACAAGGAGGGCAGCGCTACTACCGCGTAGTTCTAAGTCAGGCATATATACTTGAAGAGTGATGACAGAGGGAAAAGACAATTGTTTGTCGGAAAGCAATTCTCAG
Coding sequences within:
- the LOC142611861 gene encoding UDP-glucuronic acid decarboxylase 2-like, whose translation is MGSELIFRGHESQPVSDTYTPKEPKPWFSVTQPIRYMLREQRLVFVLVGIAIATIVFTLLPASSSTSRAEYGHFTIPETTTRLSLYDQKPMYEHRSAFHMYSSGKVPLGLKRKGLRIVVTGGAGFVGSHLVDRLMERGDSVIVVDNFFTGRKENVMHHFGNPRFELIRHDVVEPLLLEVDQIYHLACPASPVHYKFNPVKTIKTNVVGTLNMLGLAKRVGARFLLTSTSEVYGDPLQHPQVETYWGNVNPIGVRSCYDEGKRTAETLTMDYHRGAGVEVRIARIFNTYGPRMCIDDGRVVSNFVAQALRKEPMTVYGDGKQTRSFQYVSDLVEGLMRLMEGEHVGPFNLGNPGEFTMLELAGVVRETIDPDAKIEYRPNTEDDPHKRKPDITKAKELLGWQPKVELRKGLPLMVSDFRKRIFGDHKEGSATTA